Below is a window of Sinorhizobium meliloti DNA.
ACCGCCGTCGCAGGTCAATCGGCGACGATCGATGTAACCGCCAATGACGTGGGGGCGATCTCGTCCATCGAGATCGTCCAGGATCCGGCGAATGGCAGCGCCGCCTTGAGCGGCAATTCGATCGTCTATACCTCGGAGGCGTCGTTCGGCGGGACGGATACGCTCACCTACCGGGCGCTTGGGCCAGCGGGCAGTTCGTCGGCCGCGACCGTCACGATCGAGGTCAATCCGCGTCCGATTCCGCTATCGCGGCGCATCGATGTCGTGATGGGCAGTACGGTCACCATCGATCTTGCGGCCGGTGCCAGCGGAGGGCCGTTCACCGGCGCCTCGTTGATTTCCCTGTCACCGCCGGATGCCGGAAGCGCGTCGCTATCCGGTCAGCAATTGACCTTTACCGCCGACCCGGAATTCGAGGGCGCGGCAACGGCGACATTCACGCTCAGCAATGCCTTCGCAACGTCCGAGCCGACGGCAATCTATCTCGATGTGTCCGCCAGGCCCGATCCGACGCTCGATGCCGAGGTGATGGGCATATTGAACGCGCAAACGGCGGCGACGCGCCGCTTTGCAACGACGCAGATCGCAAATTTCCATCAGCGGCTCGAGGCGCTGCACGAAGCCGGCGGGCGAGGGGGTGAACCTGCGGACGGCGTCAGCTTCTTCCAGGGCATTGCCCTTTCCTTCGCGGATGCCTGCCGTGGTCGTGGAACTACACTCAGGCCCGAAGAATGCGGAGGAGGGCAGGTGACGCCGGGGAACGCTCTGTTCCAGGCCGCGCTCGCCGATGAGGCGGCCGGTGGATCTGCGCAGCCAAAAGCAACGAAGGTGACGATCTGGACCGGCGGTTCGATCAATGTCGGTGATCGTGATGGCGGGGATGGCTTCGAGTTCGAGACGACGGGTTTGAGCGGCGGCGTCGATTACCGGTTTAATCGCGATCTGGCGATCGGCGTCGGCCTCGGCTATGGCCATGACGACAGCGACGTCGGCAACAACGGAAGCCGCAGCAAGGGGGACAGCTACACCGCTGCGATCTACGGCAGCTACCTGCCCGCAGAGAACTTCTTCATCGATGGCTTGCTTGGATATCAGTGGCTGTCATTCGACTCCAAGAGATATGTGACATCGACCGGGGACTTCGCATTTGGAGAGCGGGATGGCAAGCAATGGTTCGCCTCGGTTTCGGCCGGCGGGCTTTTCGACGTCCAGGCTCTGCACCTTTCGCCCTATGCCCGGCTCGACGTCGCACGCGCCACGCTCGACGCCTTTACCGAAAGGGGAGATCCCTCGACGGCCCTCCGTTATGGCGAACAGGACATCACCACAACGACAGGCAGTCTGGGAGTGACGATGCGTTACGACCAGCCGACGAGCTTCGGCATCGTCTCGCCGGAACTCCGTCTCGAGTACCAGCATGACTTCGGGGGGGACAGCGCGGTCACGATGAACTACGCCGATATCTTCAGCGGTCCCACTTACCGCAGTTTCATCGATGGTCTCGATCGCGACCGCTTCATCGTCGGCGTGGGCGCCAACATTAAAACCTTGCAGGACTTCGCGATCCGCGTCGAATATCGGGGCATGCTCGGTATCGAAGGCGATACAGACCACGGTGTGCTTCTCAACGTGTCGAAGCAGTACTGAAAACGCCGGGGCAGGCCGGCGCCTTGCCGTGCAGACAGCGGCAACTCAAACGGCCTTCTTGCCTACTGGGGGCTGTGAGCCCCGTGACATGTCAGATTGAGAAGACCCGGCCTGCGCTTTTGGAAAACTCTCCGAACAAAAATAACAAGGAAAAGCGCTGCAATCCATAGTTTTGTAGGGATGCGAATTTACTCGACTTGCGGTACTGTCCGCGTGCTGGGCGAATTTAATGCTCCTTAATCGCGAACTCCATTTCCGGTCGTCGACATCCATGTCGTGGCCCGTGAACTGCGTATGCGATCACATCTAGATATCGCCAGTAAACATCGCTTGCTCTGCAGTAATCTCAGGGAGGACTGTGGTTGGCTTAGGCGTGCGACAAGCACCCATGCAGTGTGATTATCATTCTTCATCACCTCAGGGAGGATATCCATGTCTTATAACAGCAGCGCGCAAATCTATGTGACAAACAATACCGGCGGAAACGCCATTATCGCGTTTTCGCATGAGTATAGCGACGACGGGCCGCAAATTTGGAATCAACCAAATACCGTTATTGCGCCTGGGCAGAGTGCCGGCCCGCTTGCGGTCGGCTTTAACACCGGTGTCTTCTATACGGGCCGGGATTACTGGTTCTGCGGGATCCAGGTGCTCGATGGACCGAATGCCGGCTACTATGCCACCGAAGGGTCCCTGGAGGCTCCCTCGAAACAGTGCATGCTCGAGAGCGAAGACAACGGTGCGACGCTGTACTTTTCCGTCACGACCGAGACCTTCGTGATGACCGAGAATTCCGGATCGTGCAGCACCGGGATGAATGCGGGAAATGCAACGGCCTTGATTGCGCAGCAGGCCAAGAAGGAAGAAAGGGCAAAGGAACAGAAGGTTGCCTGAGAGCGGCGGCCGAAGCAGGAGCGGAGCCGCCGAATGGCGGCTCCGCTCCTGGATCGATTTACACCGGCCAAGTTTCTTGCCGAAGGCCGGATCGGCGCCCGTGACCTTCAAACAAGTTAAGCCACTTGCGGAACTGGCTCTCGTGCTGTGGGCGCTAGCGGCCGGACCGGTCAGGGAAAACGAACGAAGTGCGTGGGTCGGCCGAAGCACAAGAAGTCTCGGGACGGCCATGACGGCCCTTGCTGCCCTCCATCCTTGGACGGCCCACGAGCCGAAAACGGAATGGCTCATGCTTTTCCCGATTTTCGAGCGAACGACCGGCTGCCGGTTCGCAGATCAAGCCGCTCTTCACAGCGCCTTGGCCGCAAGCGGCAACTCGCTCAATATCGCCTTCGCCCGCGACATGGCGGGCCTTGAGGATTGCCGACCTGCGGTTCATCGCGAACTCAGTATGCTGATGAGTAACTGGCAACAAGGTCTGGGCCAGTCGACACTCTACAGGCTCACGCATCTCGTCTTCTTCGCCACGCATTTCGGCAGGAGGAGTGGGTATTGGCCGGCCGAACAGCAGCGCTTTCTGGCCGATGTTCTCGCGCCTTGCGCCGAGGCACGTCTGGCACGCGGCGACTATGACATCGCCGTCGAGCTCCTCGTCGCGATGGCATGGACCGGACTTGCACGAACACCGGCTTTCTCAAGCGGCACTCTGTCATTGGCGGAGTTGGCCTTGGTACAGGGCAGCATTCCGACGGACCGGAGTGTGCCACGGGAAGGGGGAGCATTCGAGCATCGATATCATGCCACACTCATGACTCTCCTGGCCCTTGCGGAAGCGGCCTCGTTCTCCGGAGACTAGAAAGATGACAACAGCAATCACCAACGTCTTCGTCCTCATTCTTGAGAATCGGTCGCTCGATCACATGCTGGGCTTTTC
It encodes the following:
- a CDS encoding DUF6895 family protein, with protein sequence MTFKQVKPLAELALVLWALAAGPVRENERSAWVGRSTRSLGTAMTALAALHPWTAHEPKTEWLMLFPIFERTTGCRFADQAALHSALAASGNSLNIAFARDMAGLEDCRPAVHRELSMLMSNWQQGLGQSTLYRLTHLVFFATHFGRRSGYWPAEQQRFLADVLAPCAEARLARGDYDIAVELLVAMAWTGLARTPAFSSGTLSLAELALVQGSIPTDRSVPREGGAFEHRYHATLMTLLALAEAASFSGD